The Cloeon dipterum chromosome X, ieCloDipt1.1, whole genome shotgun sequence genome includes a window with the following:
- the LOC135945278 gene encoding phosphatase and actin regulator 2 isoform X2, translating to MAEKENMTDEVEAQSVVCDNSIFNSTLSPKTSHSVEGLSSELKEPSPNDTARSKNGTSQLNFQEKRQIIASSLSLTDFISARSKSNTSTPENKKMNGGGPVRTGSLGSAKARTPPVERKSKLSALGRLFKPWKWRRRKRSEKFEATSKSLERKMSMRAHREELVQKGILLPDSSLDTIDASTEDAHKQIKAEDAPEALEDSSSTGPSQLPDSNIPDVMPTLMSEGGMAERPRTLHVTPALKANRKAFEMAAESAAAAGHNSYPASPSNPTVTTVMQTRGGSLNRGTYGLASIAFEAAAAANKAAAAYAANHQHHQQQQLPPMMPSVSNLKPPSTPPPMSYNHAYLTLSQLPEPPIPIMEVGLIPPPAMFSSNSDTPETISEEPMRPLGPNNGIYTMEPINFAEYYEEDSEPNSDDSDKGGTAVDEEEETENEREMVAARIGLISSASMFHPMQPMLDTSKVEEVPAKEPRFHLLPIKSALKSKDRPQSAVIVANSSGNAVVDAKDSRNSNLIRPRLRIRIPNFSGGIRVMRSITSDKENARPTQVTVTQTTQQQLQFMLAPSNDSDSDSSGDDHLLNNRLSVRVARKDSLALKIAMRPSRQELIDRNIIPCTSEFERQMNKEAVGARLIRRLSMRPTQEELEERNILKKQSPAEEKQQKEEKKRVLLRKLSFRPTVEELKEKKIIRFNDYIEVTCAQDYDRRADKPWTRLTPKDKAAIRKELNEFKSSEMEVHAQSKHLTRYHRP from the exons ATggctgaaaaagaaaatatgacAGACGAAGTGGAAGCCCAGTCTGTTGTATGTGATAATTCGATATTTAACTCCACACTCTCGCCCAAGACGTCGCACAGTGTTGAAG GATTGTCGTCAGAACTGAAGGAACCGTCACCCAACGACACGG CTCGATCAAAGAATGGCACATCGCAGCTTAACTTCCAAGAAAAAAGGCAGATTATTGCCTCGTCGTTATCTCTCACCGACTTTATCTCGGCCAGGAGCAAATCAAACACCAGCACTCCTGAGAATAAAAAGATGAATGGCGGAGGTCCCGTGAGGACGGGCAGCTTAGGCAGCGCGAAAGCTAGGACGCCGCCGGtagaaagaaaatcgaaattGTCCGCGTTGGGCAGACTTTTCAAACCATGGAAGTGGCGGAGGAGAAAGCGGTCAGAAAAGTTCGAGGCCACATCCAAAA GTTTGGAACGGAAAATGTCTATGAGGGCACACAGAGAAGAATTAGTGCAAAAAGGCATTTTACTTCCAGACAGCTCTCTCGACACAATCGATGCATCAACTGAAG ATGCTCACAAGCAAATCAAAGCGGAAGACGCCCCCGAGGCCTTGGAGGATTCGTCCTCCACAGGGCCAAGTCAGCTGCCCGACAGCAACATTCCAGACGTGATGCCGACCTTAATGTCGGAAGGCGGCATGGCCGAGCGGCCGCGCACGCTGCATGTGACACCGGCGCTGAAAGCCAACCGGAAGGCCTTTGAAATGGCCGCCGAGTCGGCGGCCGCAGCTGGCCATAACAGCTACCCTGCCTCGCCGAGCAACCCCACTGTTACCACTGTGATGCAAACGAGGGGCGGCTCCCTCAACAGAGGAACCTATGGCTTGGCGTCGATCGCCTTTgaggcggccgccgcggccaaCAAGGCGGCCGCCGCCTACGCCGCTAATCACCAACATCATCAGCAGCAACAGCTGCCCCCCATGATG CCGTCAGTATCAAACCTGAAGCCTCCTTCAACCCCACCGCCGATGAGCTACAATCATGCTTACCTCACCTTGTCCCAGCTACCTGAGCCGCCGATCCCCATCATGGAGGTGGGTCTGATCCCGCCGCCCGCCATGTTTTCGTCAAACAGTGATACCCCGGAGACCATCTCCGAGGAGCCGATGAGACCCCTCGGGCCCAACAACGGCATCTACACAATGGAACCCATTAACTTCGCAGAATATTACGAAG AAGACTCTGAACCTAATTCTGACGATTCAGACAAGGGTGGGACGGCTGTGGATGAGGAAGAGGAGACAGAGAACGAAAGGGAGATGGTGGCAGCTAGGATAGGTCTCATTAGTAGTGCAAG CATGTTCCACCCAATGCAGCCGATGCTTGACACGTCAAAAGTGGAGGAAGTACCTGCAAAGGAGCCAAGGTTCCATCTTTTACCTATTAAGTCTGCACTCAAGTCGAAAGACAGGCCGCAGTCTGCAGTGATTGTCGCTAACTCATCAGGAAATGCTGTGGTAGACGCTAAGGATAGCAGAAATAGCAATCTTATCAG GCCAAGACTGAGGATAAG GATTCCAAATTTCAGTGGTGGCATCCGCGTGATGCGTTCGATAACGTCGGACAAGGAGAATGCCCGGCCCACCCAGGTGACTGTGACCCAGACAACTCAGCAGCAGTTGCAATTTATGCTCGCCCCCTCGAACGACTCGGACTCGGACAGCAGCGGGGACGACCACCTTCTCAACAATAGGTTAA GCGTTAGGGTTGCGAGGAAGGATAGTCTAGCACTGAAGATTGCCATGCGGCCGTCAAGACAAGAACTGATCGACAGGAACATAATCCCCTGCACCAGCGAGTTCGAGAGGCAAATGAATAAGGAGGCTGTCGGTGCCAGGCTCATCAGGCGGCTCAGCATGCGACCGACGCAAGAGGAACTGGAGGAGAGGAACATACTGAAAA AACAATCCCCTGCTGaggaaaaacagcaaaaagagGAGAAGAAAAGAGTGTTATTACGAAAACTGTCCTTCCGGCCCACGGTTGAAGAGCTCAAGGAAAAGAAG ATTATAAGGTTCAACGACTATATTGAAGTCACTTGCGCGCAAGACTACGACAGGCGGGCTGACAAACCTTGGACCCGTCTGACGCCCAAGGACAAGGCAGCTATCAGGAAAGAGCTCAACGAGTTTAAGTCTTCCGAAATGGAAGTGCATGCGCAAAGCAAGCACTTGACAAG GTATCACAGGCCATGA
- the LOC135945278 gene encoding phosphatase and actin regulator 2 isoform X1 produces MAEKENMTDEVEAQSVVCDNSIFNSTLSPKTSHSVEGLSSELKEPSPNDTARSKNGTSQLNFQEKRQIIASSLSLTDFISARSKSNTSTPENKKMNGGGPVRTGSLGSAKARTPPVERKSKLSALGRLFKPWKWRRRKRSEKFEATSKSLERKMSMRAHREELVQKGILLPDSSLDTIDASTEDAHKQIKAEDAPEALEDSSSTGPSQLPDSNIPDVMPTLMSEGGMAERPRTLHVTPALKANRKAFEMAAESAAAAGHNSYPASPSNPTVTTVMQTRGGSLNRGTYGLASIAFEAAAAANKAAAAYAANHQHHQQQQLPPMMPSVSNLKPPSTPPPMSYNHAYLTLSQLPEPPIPIMEVGLIPPPAMFSSNSDTPETISEEPMRPLGPNNGIYTMEPINFAEYYEEDSEPNSDDSDKGGTAVDEEEETENEREMVAARIGLISSASMFHPMQPMLDTSKVEEVPAKEPRFHLLPIKSALKSKDRPQSAVIVANSSGNAVVDAKDSRNSNLIRRPRLRIRIPNFSGGIRVMRSITSDKENARPTQVTVTQTTQQQLQFMLAPSNDSDSDSSGDDHLLNNRLSVRVARKDSLALKIAMRPSRQELIDRNIIPCTSEFERQMNKEAVGARLIRRLSMRPTQEELEERNILKKQSPAEEKQQKEEKKRVLLRKLSFRPTVEELKEKKIIRFNDYIEVTCAQDYDRRADKPWTRLTPKDKAAIRKELNEFKSSEMEVHAQSKHLTRYHRP; encoded by the exons ATggctgaaaaagaaaatatgacAGACGAAGTGGAAGCCCAGTCTGTTGTATGTGATAATTCGATATTTAACTCCACACTCTCGCCCAAGACGTCGCACAGTGTTGAAG GATTGTCGTCAGAACTGAAGGAACCGTCACCCAACGACACGG CTCGATCAAAGAATGGCACATCGCAGCTTAACTTCCAAGAAAAAAGGCAGATTATTGCCTCGTCGTTATCTCTCACCGACTTTATCTCGGCCAGGAGCAAATCAAACACCAGCACTCCTGAGAATAAAAAGATGAATGGCGGAGGTCCCGTGAGGACGGGCAGCTTAGGCAGCGCGAAAGCTAGGACGCCGCCGGtagaaagaaaatcgaaattGTCCGCGTTGGGCAGACTTTTCAAACCATGGAAGTGGCGGAGGAGAAAGCGGTCAGAAAAGTTCGAGGCCACATCCAAAA GTTTGGAACGGAAAATGTCTATGAGGGCACACAGAGAAGAATTAGTGCAAAAAGGCATTTTACTTCCAGACAGCTCTCTCGACACAATCGATGCATCAACTGAAG ATGCTCACAAGCAAATCAAAGCGGAAGACGCCCCCGAGGCCTTGGAGGATTCGTCCTCCACAGGGCCAAGTCAGCTGCCCGACAGCAACATTCCAGACGTGATGCCGACCTTAATGTCGGAAGGCGGCATGGCCGAGCGGCCGCGCACGCTGCATGTGACACCGGCGCTGAAAGCCAACCGGAAGGCCTTTGAAATGGCCGCCGAGTCGGCGGCCGCAGCTGGCCATAACAGCTACCCTGCCTCGCCGAGCAACCCCACTGTTACCACTGTGATGCAAACGAGGGGCGGCTCCCTCAACAGAGGAACCTATGGCTTGGCGTCGATCGCCTTTgaggcggccgccgcggccaaCAAGGCGGCCGCCGCCTACGCCGCTAATCACCAACATCATCAGCAGCAACAGCTGCCCCCCATGATG CCGTCAGTATCAAACCTGAAGCCTCCTTCAACCCCACCGCCGATGAGCTACAATCATGCTTACCTCACCTTGTCCCAGCTACCTGAGCCGCCGATCCCCATCATGGAGGTGGGTCTGATCCCGCCGCCCGCCATGTTTTCGTCAAACAGTGATACCCCGGAGACCATCTCCGAGGAGCCGATGAGACCCCTCGGGCCCAACAACGGCATCTACACAATGGAACCCATTAACTTCGCAGAATATTACGAAG AAGACTCTGAACCTAATTCTGACGATTCAGACAAGGGTGGGACGGCTGTGGATGAGGAAGAGGAGACAGAGAACGAAAGGGAGATGGTGGCAGCTAGGATAGGTCTCATTAGTAGTGCAAG CATGTTCCACCCAATGCAGCCGATGCTTGACACGTCAAAAGTGGAGGAAGTACCTGCAAAGGAGCCAAGGTTCCATCTTTTACCTATTAAGTCTGCACTCAAGTCGAAAGACAGGCCGCAGTCTGCAGTGATTGTCGCTAACTCATCAGGAAATGCTGTGGTAGACGCTAAGGATAGCAGAAATAGCAATCTTATCAG AAGGCCAAGACTGAGGATAAG GATTCCAAATTTCAGTGGTGGCATCCGCGTGATGCGTTCGATAACGTCGGACAAGGAGAATGCCCGGCCCACCCAGGTGACTGTGACCCAGACAACTCAGCAGCAGTTGCAATTTATGCTCGCCCCCTCGAACGACTCGGACTCGGACAGCAGCGGGGACGACCACCTTCTCAACAATAGGTTAA GCGTTAGGGTTGCGAGGAAGGATAGTCTAGCACTGAAGATTGCCATGCGGCCGTCAAGACAAGAACTGATCGACAGGAACATAATCCCCTGCACCAGCGAGTTCGAGAGGCAAATGAATAAGGAGGCTGTCGGTGCCAGGCTCATCAGGCGGCTCAGCATGCGACCGACGCAAGAGGAACTGGAGGAGAGGAACATACTGAAAA AACAATCCCCTGCTGaggaaaaacagcaaaaagagGAGAAGAAAAGAGTGTTATTACGAAAACTGTCCTTCCGGCCCACGGTTGAAGAGCTCAAGGAAAAGAAG ATTATAAGGTTCAACGACTATATTGAAGTCACTTGCGCGCAAGACTACGACAGGCGGGCTGACAAACCTTGGACCCGTCTGACGCCCAAGGACAAGGCAGCTATCAGGAAAGAGCTCAACGAGTTTAAGTCTTCCGAAATGGAAGTGCATGCGCAAAGCAAGCACTTGACAAG GTATCACAGGCCATGA